A stretch of DNA from Candidatus Zixiibacteriota bacterium:
AAAAGTTGTCTTTGGAATGGCCATATTTTTTCTTCTGGCTTTATCTGTATTGGGACAGGAAAGAAATATATCCCTGACCATTTATAACCAGGACCTGGCTTTGGTAAAAGACACCAGGGACCTTTCCTTTGTCTCCGGCAGGAACGAAATCAAGTTCACTGAAGTGGCGGAAAAAATCGACCCGACCTCAGTTCATTTTCAGGTGCTCAGCGCTCCTGATAAGATCTACCTTCTGGAACAAAACTACCAGTATGACCTGGTAAGCTCGGATAAGATTCTGGAAAAGTATTTAGATAAGAACATCCAGATTTTGACTAAAGATGGAAAGTTCTACGAAGGCACGCTTCTCTCCTACGCGCCGGATAATCTTACGCTCAGAGAAAAAGAAAACTCCATTAGAATTGTGAACCGGGCTCAGGTCATCGACCTTTCCTTTCCGAAACTGCCCGAGGGCTTGATCACCCGTCCGACCTTAGTCTGGCTTTTAGACAGTAAGATACAGGGAAAACAAAAAACCGAGGTAAGCTACCTTACCTCCGGCATAAACTGGCATGCCGAATATGTAGCAGTCGCGGATAAGGATGATAGGAACTTAGAGCTTTCCGGCTGGGTCTCCATTGATAACCGCTCTGGCGCAACTTATCCGGATGCTAAGTTGAAGCTGATAGCAGGAGAAGTCCACCGGGTTGAAGAGAGAGTTGTGAGACCCTTGTACAAGGGTGAGGCTGAAATGGCTTTGGGAATGGCTCGTGCTACTTTTGAAGAGAAACCGTTTTTCGAATACCATCTCTATACCCTTCAATTCCCCAGCACGGTGAAAGATAATGAAATCAAGCAAATCTCTTTATTCCCCAACTCTACAGTCAGGGTCAAAAAGATTTATGTCTATGACGGAGCCAGAGACCCAAAGAAGGTTAAAGTCAACTTAGAGTTTATGAATTCAAAAGCTGAAGGGTTAGGAATGCCCCTGCCAAAAGGAAAGATACGGGTTTATAAAGTCGACGTTGACAAGTCTATGGAATTTGTGGGAGAAGACCAGATCGACCATACTCCTAAGGACGAAAAAGTAAGGGTCTACGTAGGGGATGCCTTTGACATAGTGGGAGAAAGGACCAGAACCAACTTTCAGAAGATCAGCGACAACGTTATGGAGGAGACTTACCAGATCAAACTGAGAAACCACAAAGAGGAAAAAGTCGAAGTCACTGTGGTTGAGCACCTTTACCCCTACACCAACTGGGAGATTTCAGAGAATAATTTCAAATATGAGAAGAAAGATGCCAGCACCATCGAATTCAAGATTCCGCTTGAAAAAAACCAGGAACAAATCGTAAATTATAAGGTGAGATACAGCAGTTAGACTTGAGAATTTAACCGTGGAAAATTAAAAAAAAACTTAAAAAAGGAGTGCCTATGCGGTTTTTCAAAGTGGCTTTGACCCTGTTCTTTCTCTTTATGGTTGGTGCCTGTTCCCAGGCCCAGCAGATGTCCAGAGACGTTTACAAAACCTCAGCCAAGATCGAGCTCAAGCTGAAAAATCCGGATTACGATCGGGTGATTGAACTTTTGGAAAAGGCAAAAACCGATTACCCGGATGACCCTGAGATCTGGTTCTTGTTAGGTAAGGTTTACGGGATTAAACACCGGACCAAAGATATGATTGGGGCTTTTGCCCAGGCTGATAAAGCAGGTCTGAAGGGAAAAGAAAAGGAGGAGATGAAAACAATTCTCGAAAACACATGGGTAACCACTGTCAATCTGGGTGTGGACTATGTCAATAAAGTCCGTTCTGTGGATAGATATGCTGAACAGATAACTTCTAACTGGTCTAACTACGCAATCTATACTGATTCCCTGCAGTTGATCTCTGCGGAGTATAACAACCTCGCTTATAACTGGAAAAACTATACTTCAGCTCAGGAGTTAATCTCCCCTCTGGAAAAGCTGAAGGAGGACTTGTACAAAAAAGCCATGGACCAATATGAGCTGGTCATGCAGATTGACTCTACCCGGTTCGAGCCTTTTGTAAATGGAGCCTTTGCCGCCTCAAAATTGAATCAACCTGAAAAAACTTTGAGCTATCTTAAAAAAGCTTATGAGTTAGAGCCATATAATATTAACGTTCTCAATAACTACTTAGCATCCCTGTTAAATAATAAAAACTACGAAGAAGCCTTGAAGATTTCAGGGGAACTATTGGACATCTTAGACATATTACCGATCTTAAAGAAAAATCCTAATGACTTAAATGCTCTCTTATTACGGGCAAACATCTTGGATAGACTTGGCAGACATCATGAGGCTAAGGAGGTTTATGAAAAAATTATAGAACAAGACATTGATACCAAAGATCTCTATGTT
This window harbors:
- a CDS encoding tetratricopeptide repeat protein — encoded protein: MRFFKVALTLFFLFMVGACSQAQQMSRDVYKTSAKIELKLKNPDYDRVIELLEKAKTDYPDDPEIWFLLGKVYGIKHRTKDMIGAFAQADKAGLKGKEKEEMKTILENTWVTTVNLGVDYVNKVRSVDRYAEQITSNWSNYAIYTDSLQLISAEYNNLAYNWKNYTSAQELISPLEKLKEDLYKKAMDQYELVMQIDSTRFEPFVNGAFAASKLNQPEKTLSYLKKAYELEPYNINVLNNYLASLLNNKNYEEALKISGELLDILDILPILKKNPNDLNALLLRANILDRLGRHHEAKEVYEKIIEQDIDTKDLYVNVLFNRAIILDKLGKEKETMEIYDKIIQQDPNSKDVHFNRGFLYLNKTSQIAKQLIALRDSLENNPKDQALIGRSKKLIDEQKDYFHKAELDFKRVHELAPDDLEAMRLLGYCYLNQDETDDAINVLEALTKREPDNKDAWSYLSIAYAKKGMVDKAKEAEKKAQ